In the genome of Arabidopsis thaliana chromosome 4, partial sequence, the window CGCTATGACTGCTGACTTGGCTCTTGCGGTTTTATTCTTATCCTCTTCTCCACCTCACCGGCTCCTTCCTTAATCCTTATGCAGCGCgccgcttttttttttgctctcaCTGGATCTTTGTCTTTGGACTctttacaaactaaaataatgattggaagagtttttttaattttttttttttttttttttttggattttcgtATGATAAAAATCTGGCTTTTAAAAAACACACTTTTATGAAAACTAATTTCCTTAATTTTGATTGGATGTTTAGTGagtttttttgaaataacaaaaaccagCTCATTGAAAATTACTCCCATTCCAAGCTTTAATGATGCTGAAATTAAGTTATAGTTTTGAATGGTATAGAAATGGAAATAGAAAACAAGaccaaaagagagattaaagGTTTTTGAGGTAATATGCAAGGACAGTTCATAGTTTATTTGGGCctttacaaacaaaacatggGCCTATGTTAATGCATAATATGATAAGACTAAGGCCCATGTCTTCCTACCTATTCACCTACATGGCCAAACCCAGTCGATAAGTTTGTGACGGAACCACAATCATGACACTCGTCCTTATTTGCTCAACTAcggttaaaaaaaacttgataaatGGGTAACAACACACTTCACgaagaaacttaaaaatcaGTCTAACGAGGTTTTCactaataaaaagtttttgtttctttccctAACGACtttaccaaacaaagaaaggcAAACTTAACTTTGccaaaattactaaaatcactgTCGCACAACAAAAGTctcctctttgtttttttcttttcaaaatctcCTTATATATCAGAGTTGATAGAGCATTTATTAAATCAGTATGTGTGATTTATTCTATATTCTGCataaatatgtaatatttttagcatctttttttttttttttttctcataagtgtaatattttattcattttatcaTTACCAGTACAATGCTTGGTtatgagaaaaccaaaataaagcCCAAGACATCCCACATATAAAGGCTCATACGacacaaaagaagagataagCTATAGACGTGTCAGACCAATAATAATAAGCTAGGGACACGTGGAACGTCCACAACCTTCACTAGTCCTGGACAAAATATTCGTTCGATCCGCTTTAACTCAATAttcgatttgatttgattcgaAAAATCCGAATATTCGTAAGATTTTGGAGCAAAgcaaatagaaaaatgtagTAATCGTAAAAACCgaagcaaataacaaatactattttttctaAAGTCGGATATTCGCTTcgatctatatatatatatatatatatatatcacaataTAGGTTGTGCATTTGTATATGTTGGGATTTGGGCTTGTATTTGTATCCTTTGGgcctgtgttttttttgtgacacAGTTTTTATTAGAGAAGtggaattttttaaaataaaattgttttattttttatattttatcctAAAATTGTCGTTTTACTTTCCAATCCATCAAATATAAGAGCGACATTTCTGTTTCCTTTCTTCGACCTTTCACTATTTTTATCACTCAATTTGGTTACAGAATTTATAACCAGAAAATTTTCAGTTGCTCTCAATCTCACACTCGTAAGTCATAAggtaagaaatttgaaatctatgttaaataatttatataaaaaaatatttggatgTAGCAAAGCAAAGCGGATATCCGACAAATATCATACAAAAATCCGGATATTCGTATTTTCGGATATTTGGAAATTTTCGGATCaaagcaaataataaaattaagtatTCGATTAAAACGAATCGAATAACAAATATCCCAAATTTTCCGGATATTCGCTTCGTGCCCAGGCCTAACCTCCACTGCACATGAGACTCAAGCCTGGTGAATCAGAAACGTCGTTGGAAAATCACCGGTCAACGAGACTTCTTTTTTATCACCAATTAAAAGTTACAGAACAAACATCAATCTCCTAATCTCATCCGATTGCAAGAATCACAAAGGATTCGGCAAAAATGGGTAAAAGAAATTAGAGAAAACTGAGTAGTTCAAACTTGTCTAACAATTAAATCTCTTGCAAGAACAACAAAGGCATATCTTAATTGCATAGGAAACGAGCTTTGACCTAACCTTAGTCGTGGAGAAATTGAAACTGTCTTAAACACAGTAGATCCAAACGAACCTAATTGTCGAGAACGCACACATCGCCGGAAAACTGTTGgagccaaaaaaaacagaacccaACGGTGAAGCCAATCAAAGcagaaagaaactaaatcatGCGAAGAGAACACCTCTTCGGAACTGAAGATTCTGCCTGTCATAATGTTTCATCATCAAGATTTTAaagctacaaaacaaaaacaaatccgaAGAAACCGAATTCAAAATTGCccaaaaagaaatctaaatcCCGATCAACGGGAGATAATAGCCGGAAAAAATCCAGATAACGGAAACCGGAAGAAACCCGGACGGCGATTCTAAACTTACATCGGAAAAATCTTTCTctgaaaaatactatagagagaagagagagacctTCCTCCTTTTAGatctttctttaattaaaaatttaatttttatatttttagcaTCTAATCAGcctcaaaaatataaaatatcttaGATTTTTCTCGAATAATAATaacgaatatatatataattcgaGCTCCACTTGctccaaatttaaaatcattgaCGCTGAGGAGTGTCAAAACGCTTGACAAATGATCACACGTGTAAGCCTATGAGTGGTGGTCGATTTGACTGATGCACTATCAACACATACCTAaagatatagagagagaaacgCATATCGTTGACTCTCCCCCTTTTTCACTCTCTTCATTTATTCTTcccctcatcatcatcatcatcttcttctttaaccaaaaacacaacttACAAGAAAACTGTTGaatctttgtatttatttacatCTCCTTTGACCTTTAATAAGAATCTGAGTGGTTGGTCTCTGATTTGATGAGATGACTGTTGAGCTGATGATGAGCAGCTAcagcggcggcggaggaggaggtgaTGGTTTTCCTGCAATCGCCGCGGCGGCGAAAATGGAAGATACCGCTTTGAGAGAAGCTGCTTCTGCAGGGATTCACGGTGTGGAGGAGTTTCTTAAACTGATCGGTCAAAGTCAACAACCAACGGAGAAGAGTCAGACGGAGATAACCGCGGTGACTGACGTCGCCGTTAACAGCTTCAAGAAGGTCATTTCTCTACTCGGTAGATCTAGAACCGGACACGCTAGATTCAGACGAGCTCCCGCGTCAACGCAAACGCCGTTTAAGCAAACGCCGGTGGTtgaggaggaggtggaggtggaggagaagaagccAGAAACAAGCTCCGTgttaacaaaacagaaaacagagcaatatCACGGTGGTGGATCTGCGTTTAGAGTTTATTGTCCAACACCAATTCATCGTCGTCCTCCTCTATCacacaataacaacaacaatcagaatcaaacaaagaacggttcgtcttcttcatctcctccGATGCTCGCAAACGGAGCACCGTCAACGATAAACTTTGCGCCGTCACCACCAGTCTCAGCGACGAACTCATTCATGTCTTCTCATAGATGTGACACCGATAGTACTCACATGTCATCAGGATTCGAGTTCACTAACCCATCTCAGCTCTCTGGTTCGAGAGGTAAACCTCCTTTATCATCAGCTTCGTTGAAGAGAAGATGTAATTCATCTCCCTCAAGCCGTTGCCATTGCTCCaagaaaaggttttgattcaacttctattattaaaaattaatcttattttAGATCTAAATCTTGagatttgattaataaaacgttaattataatttgtgTAAAAAAATCAGGAAATCAAGAGTAAAAAGAGTGATTAGAGTTCCAGCAGTAAGTAGCAAAATGGCTGATATACCATCAGATGAGTTTTCATGGAGAAAATATGGTCAAAAACCAATCAAAGGCTCTCCTCATCCTCggtaattattttttacattttttaccATCGATATATATACTCTACACATACATCACAATCACTCACTAGATTCaacaccaaaaatcaaatattggCTAGAAAATTAAGCAACTTGTGTATTGTCAATATTAGTACCAGAGAGATTgtcaatattgtttttttctatatcgGTTGTACCAAACATGTTGTCTAGTAGTACAGTAGTGGGTTCAGTTTCACGCTCTTTTTGACTTGTTGTTTCCTATagaataaatttgaaatagaaaGCCGAGAGTTAAGTTGACTATTTCTTTTCtcattaattaataagaaCTCGAACTAACTGGGGAGGACTCGGTGTAATGGTTATGACAGGGGATATTACAAGTGCAGCAGTGTAAGAGGTTGTCCGGCGCGTAAGCATGTGGAGCGTGCACTAGATGATGCGATGATGCTAATCGTGACGTACGAAGGAGACCACAACCATGCTTTGGTTCTCGAGACGACGACGATGAATCATGACAAAACTCTTTAGTTTCTCGAGTTTGAGGGGAACTGTCTGTGTGTGACCACTATCCAGATTAGTCAACGACAGAGTGGGCCCGCACTgcacttttttattcttttctttttgaaaagcttttgctttatctttctttttgattgGAGGAAATAGAGGGAGGGGAGATAAAGACGAGAGAGGAACGTTGTGGATCTTGATGGAAGTTGAATCATGTGAATGtccttttctgtttatttatttctaggataatatatatttagtgcACTATTTTTGTCAAATCTCTGATTCTTTTCTTACTTGCAGAACTATTTGAGTTTTTAGGGAAATTATCAGTTAATTTAGATTCAACTGACCATAATGCTATGCTGGTAATTGGAAAAAATTGCAATTCAAATTtcgttaaacaaaaaaaaaaagaactatttGTAGATTACATAGTCAAATCAACTTAACACACGTTTATAGAAACTAGAAAAGTTGTCGATCAAATAATAAGTAGCTCTAATAAGTATTTATTTCAGCATTAGTGAAAAACCTCAGATGCAATGTCGTTATCCTTTTAAGTGTGTTTTTTCCAACAAAGTTGACAATGTTTATGATTATGTTAACGGCTATAAATTCAAGTGTAAAGTACTTCAACatttagtaaaaaatttaaagctttactacaaaattttgttaccAAGAAAATCAGCTATTCATGCATCATTGCGTTATAACTCTTCAATATCACTTTTAAGTGATGTTTTAGagactttttttaaaaagatgttttaaaattttttagaCCAATCATATTTTAGAGTATGTTATctaattagttaaaatttgtttaattgtaTTATATGTAAAAGAGGTAGGATTAAAGTGATACACAAATTatgtgttttcttaatttgtgtataAAACCTTTAAACATCACTTAAAGTGATACAAAAAGAGTATTTTACAACATATCCATTAATAGAATTTAAAAAGTCATTCActtagtcaaaaaaaaaaaaaagcattccatattttttattttattttagagatTAGTAAAAGAAAACGTTCAAATGCAATgttatttagtatttttctcCCTTACAAAGTTAACGACCTTTTTAGAAATTCTATAACGTctacaaatcgttttaagtattaaattgaaaaatgacAATGAGTTCGAGtaatttgttattgttaaaatataaaatttatcttaTTTAAAAGCAATTCTAAAGTTCTTCTCTTTAGAAGATGGGATAAATTTAtcttatcaacaaaaaaaggtacttatataaaaatttaaatttgccACTCTGAAAAATTAAGCTACATCCGATAACatcattgaaaatttaaacGTTGTGAAAGTAAATAACATAGAagctttttaattatatatcaatcCATGTATCATCGAAGCTTTCTTATAAAAAGTAACAAGTCAACTTAATCTAGTAGCCTCAAAAGTAGAAAGGAACGTTGGCGTCAATGTCATAGATGCACACAATCCTCTGATGAGAGCTCTAAATGTGAAATAATAAAGGGATAGCCTTATTGGATTACGACACAAATTGCAACTTAATTAAGGGTTTTCACTTTGGACATTATAAGATTCAGGAGTTGTAGGTTGCATCTCTATCCTATGAGCCTCGCTCGTGGATTCGCCTCTGTTCCTCGTATCTTCTAACCATCCTTCCAGTGTGGACTGTACTACATTGTCGAATATCCCTTTCTTGAATTTGCTACCCATCTTTTAAAAACCGagcaaaacaacaacaacaattgaTTCAAATTTGTTGTGAATTGGTGTAAACAtgtgaatatatatgtgtCACTTACTTGTGTAACAAGGGCATATAGTGGTAATGTGCTGTAACTGCAAAGCACTTGGACTAACACTCTGTATGAACAAAGATCgaaccaaaaatattaattagacCTTTTGAAGGTTgatatttagatttaaaagAGTTCATATATTACCCCATGACGAGTCTTGGGATAAGGTAGCCTAGTTTCTCCATGATACATGAATGTATTCCGTATGTGAACTGATGATACGATGGATAACTCGTAAATAAGAATGCGATGGTTCAAAAATTGTGGAAGATAAAGAAAGTGAAGCTGAGGGTTGAAAGAAAACGTACCAAaatccagaagaagaaagcaatcTCAAATGAATTCTGAAAGAGAATGAAATGGATGAGTTGGAGAACAATGCCTGGCCTATGGAACCAAAAGAGTTCATCAGAAGGTGTGATCACTGCTTCTTCCGCGCGGCTTCGCTTCTCGGAAACATCCAAAGCTAAGCTACTTATTATATATTCCAACTTGGCACCCACCATTAGTAACAACTGCATTTTTGAAACACTTTTTAACtattcaaaaagataaaatgagATCAAAAGTGACAAAAGAGCCCAATCATATATAAGAACTTACAATCAAAGGCAAGAAAGATAACCAGAAGTAAGTGTTCCATCCTCCAACATTGAGCAGCAAAAAGACGACGACAAAGAGCCATAGATACCAACTTTATAATTATGTATGACATCAACAAAAAGGTGTCAGACAAAACTCATTAAGCCATAAATTGGTTTGTCTGTTTAGAGAgctgatttgattattttaccTTATGCTCACAACTTTCTTGAAATCTATTTCCAGTGTTCTTAGCATGTACTTGTGAAAATCAAATGATGGGTTTGTGCGGCAATGACTCTAGCAAGGTAAGAAAAGTATAAGTATTGTTACATAAGAGATTTAGTAACCTAAATAAGATGTTGGAATAAGACAGTAAAAGTAAGACCATGATGAATGCTTGTCGCAGAGCTATGTATTCTGATTTGGTGACAGAACCATAAAACTGCTTGAAGAATGATCTCTGCAACAAACAGTACACATTGGCTAATCTCATtagaatataatttgattCATGTGTTATACTTTTGGCAGTAGTATATATATCCATTACTCACCACCCAGCTGATGACAACAGATCTTCTCCAAAATCCTCCAGCATGCATCTCGAAGAACTCGTGATTTGCACTGAATAACTCGTGAGCATGAGCATGATGACCACGCCTTGTAGTGCCTGCGACATTATGTTATGTACTTTGCGTGTGTTAAGGTACAAAGTAACTGTTAATTACTATTGTGGAATCTCGCTCACCCTTTTGAGAAGGACGTTTCTTGAACCAATCCTCCCAATGTTTCCATTGTTGTATCTACATATTATTTCacatcaataaaattaatcagAGCCAGCTTTTGAAATAAAGGGGTTTAATGTTGTTTGGTAACTTGAGCAAAAAGCTATAAAAGCAAGTGGTATTACTCTTGCTCCTCCAAGAACCATGGTTGAGGCGCAGAAGATGACGTGAAAAACCGCTAGCACAAAGATGAAGATATGGAGTTGATGCAACGCTTCCACAGATACTAATGGAACCTGCCCCTGCAGCCATACCAAGAGATCAATGGTTAATAGAAAGAGATCCAGTAAGAGAAAGGAAACTAGCAAAACAGCAAAGAATGATTGCCTTGGCAGCACAATGGTCTGGACTTTCTCCTGTTGAAAGGAGATGTCGTGCATTGTTGATAATCGAATGAGATGATTTAGGCGCATGATGCTCCTCCAATGGCTTCTTACAGGGAAACATGTTGTTTACAAGAGCTGGTGGGACACAGATATGCCGAATTGCGGCCTGAGATACCGTTAACATCAGGGAGATAAATCCAAGAAGCATCAATTCTGTGTCAGGACATCAATATGGTCAGGTGTCAGGTGTAATCAAATCAACCATTTCATGTTTAGGGAAGAAGTACAATACCTTCTTTGAGTTTCTGCAAGGCTTCGAACAAGGCATCTTGTTGCCTACGCTTCAGACACTGAAACAGAGAGAACGGAAAGTTggaaaaagattttaacttaAAACCTCAAGATTACTACAAACAGAGATAGTGATATTGGACCTTTCCAAGATGATGAAGACCACGTTCAGCGAGAAGAGATAAGAGAACAATGATGAAACAGATAAACGCAACGACCCATGTGGGTGTATACTCAAGAGAACCAGACCTTGCTTCTGCCATTTCTGCACCTCCAAGATGGAGACAACTCtgaattaatattattattatttaaggCAGAGAATAAACGCGGAAGAAGACGAGGGAAaagaatagagagaaagaacaacaTTTGGGTTATCTATCTATTACTAAAGCACAAAACCTTTCTTCGGTCTCACTCAACTGcttacaaaatagaaaacaaagaataatacACTGTATACCTCACAAACCCagagagaaaacaataaatgtttggtttctcagACCGCATTTTTTGTATTAAGCTAAAGAAAACTACTTTTTCTGACTTGAAGCTACGTTTTATTAAGGCAAAAAAATGACTTATTACATTcgaaaagttttatttttcttcaaggTGTCCAAGGTGCTGGAGGCGGCGGTGTAGCCATAACCAATGGAGGTACGGCAGAGAACATAGTGTTTTTGTCAATACCACCAACCGCTTTTTCCCCTGATAAAGCCACCAGAGCGGCGACTAGACCAGCATTTCCCGCTAGAGTCGGCTCTGTATAGTTGTAATTTGTTCGTATGTCGTGGAATCCGTCATGCTTGTCTGGTCCAGCAACCATTGCTCCATTAATAGCGTTTGGGTTAttctttttgctctttttCCATTTAAATCCTCCTGTGCAGGTTTCTTTCATGTTCTTTGGAATTGAAGCTCCTCTGTGATGCACTTGTTTCGGGTACCGTTGCCCATAACCCACAACATAACTCATCTTCCGAGGGTTTTTACCAAGTATATAATCAATCtgccaaaacaaaagacacaAAGTTCCATCAGATAAGCTCCTtcaaaatcttgtttgttttccttcaTTTGTGAATCATACCTGCGATCTTGAAAAGTTGCGTAGGAATTCAGTAGTATAGAAGTTAGGACCACAGTACCATCCGGGAGTATCAGCAGCCTCTAGATAATCACTGAATAGTGCCGCTAAGAAAGCCGCATTTGCAACATATTGAAGAGGCTGTGGAGCTCCATGGTTCAACTGAATCAAACCTCCTGCAGAGATGATACCGAGATTATTTTCTTGATCACGTTTTCAAAACGTGTGCAAATCCTCAAATTCACAGACAACTCACCATTGGTTCtgttaaatttcttgtaataaGGCAAGTAAGAGCACATAACTCTGCCTGTTTGGTTATGAAATTCGCTTAACATGTCTTCATATGGATATCCAGGGCTCAGAAACAGCCTCATCCGTGTTAACAGCAACTTCAAAAGACCACATAAATCCAGAAACTAAGCATTGACtacaaattccaaaaacagaacaaagaatgTCTCATAGAGTAACTAACCTGAGCCCCTGGAAGCTTGTTGTCCCAGCTAAATACGCCATAATAAGGACTATTCCCGAAGGCACCAGCTTTCTCAGCCATGTGGTGACTGGTAACTCGTTCTAGATAAGTTACATTTCCAGTAGCATAATACAGCCAAGCACCACCCCATAATAGCTCATCCTCAAACATGCTAGAGTTATAAAATTTGCTAGACTCTTTACCATTTTGACTGTATCTATTCCTAGAAGTAGTTGCAAACCTATAAAGCGTCTTAGCACCATGAACAAGATTTTTCGAATATAATCTGTTGTCCTTGAATACAATGGATGCAGAAGCCAGAGCAGCTGCCATCTCTGCAGCAAGATCAGAGCAGCTACTGTAACATTGAGATACAGTCCTTTTATAATGAATATCCTCAGGACGCATCCAACAGTAATGGTCATTGTGCAATTCACTTCCTCTACCGCTAACTCCAGATCCGACCTATGAAAAAGCAAACGTTAGTAGCTGAAACAGCGAAGTAAGTAAGTTTTTctaaactctgttttttttttcttacctgTTCCACCATAACATAGATGTTATCAGCACTACTATTGAAAGTCTTGAGAAAGTAGTCAGTTCCCCATTTGATGAGTTCTTTAACATGTTCAAGCTCGCCAGCAGCTTGGTACTTTGCGCTGTATTCGATTACACTCCAGCTCAACATAGTCATAGCATAAGACATTGGGAAGTTGAATTTGATAGAATCTCCAGCATCATAGTAACCTCCTACCAAATCTTTGTAGCATTGTCCTGGATCTCCCTTACCATCTTGTAGACAAGAATCATGCCTCCATGATACATTATAAATGTTCTTTGGAAGTTTCCCAGCTGCAAAGCAACATCAACATCacataagaaatcaaaattgagacatgaagaaaaaatctcaaagtttTAGTGCTTACATTGTTGAGCATTGAAGAACTTGAGAGCTGTACGGAGAGCGATAGTGTAATTATCCGGTGGTGGTTCCTTGTGGTGGTGGTGTGGCAATGTTTTAACGATCAAAGTTATGAATCCAGAGAGAAGAGCAGTTACTACAATGGTTCCAAGAGTCCAAAGAAAGATCTTACGGCTGACTAAGATACATCCAAGATCGAcgtactttttcttcttaagcaCTTTTGGTCCAAGAAGCCAACTCTGTTGCGTTTCGTCGAGTGGCCGCGAAGGAGTCGCACGGTCAAGGTCTTGTAGGTTTCGACTACGATCGTCGTCTGTCATGGAGTCCGCCGCATTGATCTCTAGAGGACCACCCCATGGATCACGTCCGTACATAATGATCAGTCAAAATCCGATGAGATTTGCTGAAATTTCTGagggaagaggaagaggaagagtttTGGAGTGTTCCTGTGGTTTTAGGGTAAGTGAGGCGTGTGTGATGTGGAAAGTGCAAGTGAAGAAGTGTAAGTTAACTCAGTATTTTGCCACGTGGAATTCATTCGGTCGTGCATTGGACTTTATgtccttttttaaaaatattactttaattattttatagctGGAATTTGGTCCGTAGGCCCACTTTGTTGTTTTGGGTAATGTTTTAACGTCAGAAAACCAATTAGGTGAATTCATGATTTTATTGCAGAAGAAATGTTTGTCTGTAATccactttgtttttataattagaGGGTAAATGCATTTACGCCAGAAACCAATTAGGTGGATTTCACGACCTTATGTTataagataaaagaaaatttcaaaataccatcaaaaattattgtattacaacctgttttattattttacatttctAAAAAGATTATGACCTTAACTCGATGCTTATGTAATTGAGAAGATGCAAAGATGATACACGTAACATGTTAAAAGATGTTGAATTATTCTCGCAAATTGGTTTCCATAAAACTGCTCAAATTACGGTATGAAACAACGAACTAGACTCGAACTTAACTCGATGACACAACCGAATATTCCCACTGATCTCTTTGCTGTAGCTGGTTCTACAAAGTGGACGTTACTAGTTGGATTCGGCACCATGTACTGTTGATAAGACTGGTAGATGCGAAGATCAGACACTTGAGACAACAACGGGGTTGCTTCAACgatggtttcttcttgttggtgAGGTAAGTGATGAGTAGTCCAAGGAAATGATGATGTCTCTGGGGGACAAAGACTCCGAGTCTCATCGAACCAATACGGAAGAGGAGGCGCTGTGGGCTCAACCAACACCGCTACTGCCGTGGAAGAG includes:
- the GH9A3 gene encoding glycosyl hydrolase 9A3 (glycosyl hydrolase 9A3 (GH9A3); FUNCTIONS IN: hydrolase activity, hydrolyzing O-glycosyl compounds, catalytic activity; INVOLVED IN: response to nematode; LOCATED IN: plasma membrane; EXPRESSED IN: 22 plant structures; EXPRESSED DURING: 13 growth stages; CONTAINS InterPro DOMAIN/s: Six-hairpin glycosidase (InterPro:IPR012341), Glycoside hydrolase, family 9, active site (InterPro:IPR018221), Six-hairpin glycosidase-like (InterPro:IPR008928), Glycoside hydrolase, family 9 (InterPro:IPR001701); BEST Arabidopsis thaliana protein match is: glycosyl hydrolase 9A1 (TAIR:AT5G49720.1); Has 1666 Blast hits to 1648 proteins in 232 species: Archae - 2; Bacteria - 516; Metazoa - 186; Fungi - 17; Plants - 908; Viruses - 0; Other Eukaryotes - 37 (source: NCBI BLink).), yielding MYGRDPWGGPLEINAADSMTDDDRSRNLQDLDRATPSRPLDETQQSWLLGPKVLKKKKYVDLGCILVSRKIFLWTLGTIVVTALLSGFITLIVKTLPHHHHKEPPPDNYTIALRTALKFFNAQQSGKLPKNIYNVSWRHDSCLQDGKGDPGQCYKDLVGGYYDAGDSIKFNFPMSYAMTMLSWSVIEYSAKYQAAGELEHVKELIKWGTDYFLKTFNSSADNIYVMVEQVGSGVSGRGSELHNDHYCWMRPEDIHYKRTVSQCYSSCSDLAAEMAAALASASIVFKDNRLYSKNLVHGAKTLYRFATTSRNRYSQNGKESSKFYNSSMFEDELLWGGAWLYYATGNVTYLERVTSHHMAEKAGAFGNSPYYGVFSWDNKLPGAQLLLTRMRLFLSPGYPYEDMLSEFHNQTGRVMCSYLPYYKKFNRTNGGLIQLNHGAPQPLQYVANAAFLAALFSDYLEAADTPGWYCGPNFYTTEFLRNFSRSQIDYILGKNPRKMSYVVGYGQRYPKQVHHRGASIPKNMKETCTGGFKWKKSKKNNPNAINGAMVAGPDKHDGFHDIRTNYNYTEPTLAGNAGLVAALVALSGEKAVGGIDKNTMFSAVPPLVMATPPPPAPWTP
- the GH9A3 gene encoding glycosyl hydrolase 9A3 → MYGRDPWGGPLEINAADSMTDDDRSRNLQDLDRATPSRPLDETQQSWLLGPKVLKKKKYVDLGCILVSRKIFLWTLGTIVVTALLSGFITLIVKTLPHHHHKEPPPDNYTIALRTALKFFNAQQSGKLPKNIYNVSWRHDSCLQDGKGDPGQCYKDLVGGYYDAGDSIKFNFPMSYAMTMLSWSVIEYSAKYQAAGELEHVKELIKWGTDYFLKTFNSSADNIYVMVEQVGSGVSGRGSELHNDHYCWMRPEDIHYKRTVSQCYSSCSDLAAEMAAALASASIVFKDNRLYSKNLVHGAKTLYRFATTSRNRYSQNGKESSKFYNSSMFEDELLWGGAWLYYATGNVTYLERVTSHHMAEKAGAFGNSPYYGVFSWDNKLPGAQLLLTRMRLFLSPGYPYEDMLSEFHNQTGRVMCSYLPYYKKFNRTNGGLIQLNHGAPQPLQYVANAAFLAALFSDYLEAADTPGWYCGPNFYTTEFLRNFSRSQV
- the GH9A3 gene encoding glycosyl hydrolase 9A3, which encodes MYGRDPWGGPLEINAADSMTDDDRSRNLQDLDRATPSRPLDETQQSWLLGPKVLKKKKYVDLGCILVSRKIFLWTLGTIVVTALLSGFITLIVKTLPHHHHKEPPPDNYTIALRTALKFFNAQQSGKLPKNIYNVSWRHDSCLQDGKGDPGQCYKDLVGGYYDAGDSIKFNFPMSYAMTMLSWSVIEYSAKYQAAGELEHVKELIKWGTDYFLKTFNSSADNIYVMVEQVGSGVSGRGSELHNDHYCWMRPEDIHYKRTVSQCYSSCSDLAAEMAAALASASIVFKDNRLYSKNLVHGAKTLYRFATTSRNRYSQNGKESSKFYNSSMFEDELLWGGAWLYYATGNVTYLERVTSHHMAEKAGAFGNSPYYGVFSWDNKLPGAQLLLTRMRLFLSPGYPYEDMLSEFHNQTGRVMCSYLPYYKKFNRTNGELSVNLRICTRFENVIKKIISVSSLQEV
- a CDS encoding homeobox protein (unknown protein; Has 3 Blast hits to 3 proteins in 2 species: Archae - 0; Bacteria - 0; Metazoa - 0; Fungi - 0; Plants - 3; Viruses - 0; Other Eukaryotes - 0 (source: NCBI BLink).), whose amino-acid sequence is MKKLTFWSRKKRKRKQACPSQPHHCSCEYSSTAVAVLVEPTAPPLPYWFDETRSLCPPETSSFPWTTHHLPHQQEETIVEATPLLSQVSDLRIYQSYQQYMVPNPTSNVHFVEPATAKRSVGIFGCVIELSSSLVRCFIP
- a CDS encoding homeobox protein, producing MKAMKKLTFWSRKKRKRKQACPSQPHHCSCEYSSTAVAVLVEPTAPPLPYWFDETRSLCPPETSSFPWTTHHLPHQQEETIVEATPLLSQVSDLRIYQSYQQYMVPNPTSNVHFVEPATAKRSVGIFGCVIELSSSLVRCFIP
- a CDS encoding homeobox protein, which encodes MKIMKAMKKLTFWSRKKRKRKQACPSQPHHCSCEYSSTAVAVLVEPTAPPLPYWFDETRSLCPPETSSFPWTTHHLPHQQEETIVEATPLLSQVSDLRIYQSYQQYMVPNPTSNVHFVEPATAKRSVGIFGCVIELSSSLVRCFIP